The bacterium genome contains a region encoding:
- a CDS encoding FAD-binding oxidoreductase, with protein sequence MNGSADVVIIGGGIVGISAAYFLSEAGVRDIVVLERATVGAGATGRAAGVMLVQSGSDADLSFQLEAVAVHRRFHEELGTDLRATGSLLLWRSAGDAQAARERLGFHADRGIIMEALGPDDLRREFPYLAADDVALGTYTGVDQWATPLATMQRLADAVRGRGVVVREGTRVVDVETDGNRVQRVVTNDGGVAAGSVINAAGAWARDLGELNGVRVAVSPRKRQAFILEPPPGVPSDSAFIMEEADDFYCKTRAEGLIMVCGQPPGETLDDVVEWGYLDDALSRTERRIPAARSMPIVGAWAGIRPVSPDGKPSLGPAPGLEGYYVAGGFGGQGFTQGPLGGRLVAELITTGRPSLDLAPFRPDRAVRSPRPR encoded by the coding sequence ATGAACGGCAGCGCAGACGTGGTCATTATCGGCGGCGGGATCGTGGGCATCTCGGCCGCCTACTTCCTGAGCGAGGCCGGCGTGCGCGACATCGTCGTCCTCGAACGGGCGACGGTGGGCGCCGGCGCCACCGGCCGGGCGGCCGGTGTCATGCTGGTGCAGAGCGGTTCGGACGCCGATCTCAGCTTTCAGTTGGAGGCCGTCGCCGTCCACCGGCGCTTCCACGAAGAACTCGGGACCGACCTGCGCGCGACGGGATCGCTGCTGCTCTGGCGCTCGGCCGGCGACGCGCAGGCCGCGCGAGAGCGGCTCGGGTTTCACGCGGACCGCGGAATCATCATGGAAGCCCTCGGTCCCGACGACCTTCGCCGCGAGTTTCCGTATCTTGCGGCCGACGACGTGGCCCTCGGCACGTACACCGGTGTCGATCAATGGGCGACGCCGCTTGCCACGATGCAGCGGCTCGCCGACGCCGTCCGCGGCCGCGGCGTCGTCGTCCGGGAAGGCACGCGTGTCGTGGACGTCGAGACCGACGGCAACCGGGTGCAGCGGGTCGTGACGAATGACGGCGGCGTGGCCGCGGGGAGCGTGATCAACGCCGCCGGGGCCTGGGCCCGCGATCTCGGCGAACTGAACGGCGTACGCGTGGCGGTGTCGCCGCGGAAGCGCCAGGCATTCATCCTGGAGCCGCCGCCCGGGGTCCCATCCGACTCGGCCTTTATAATGGAAGAAGCGGACGATTTCTACTGCAAGACGCGGGCGGAAGGGCTCATTATGGTCTGCGGGCAGCCGCCGGGCGAGACGCTCGACGACGTGGTGGAGTGGGGCTACCTCGACGACGCCTTGTCCCGCACGGAGCGGCGGATTCCCGCGGCCCGCTCCATGCCGATCGTCGGCGCCTGGGCCGGGATCCGGCCGGTCTCCCCCGACGGCAAGCCGTCGTTGGGGCCGGCTCCCGGGCTCGAAGGCTACTATGTCGCCGGAGGCTTCGGCGGCCAGGGCTTCACCCAGGGTCCGCTCGGCGGCCGCCTCGTGGCGGAATTGATCACGACGGGCCGGCCGAGCCTCGACCTGGCGCCCTTCCGGCCGGACCGCGCCGTCCGTTCGCCGCGGCCGCGCTGA